In the Mesorhizobium sp. M1D.F.Ca.ET.043.01.1.1 genome, CGATGGTGCAGTCGAGCGTGCCGAGCCGGAGCGTGCCGGCGCTGACGGGGGAGGCGAGGACCGTGGTGGCCAGCGCCGCGGCACAAACAAGCTTCTTGATCATCGGGAAGGTCCCTTTCGCAAAATTCGAAAACTAGCCCCGATTTAACGGTCGAGGTGCGTGGAGCGTTCCGCCGAAAACTTGGCGCGAGAATGGCAAGCCTTGGCGCATTGCCGTTGGCGGTTAACGGATCGCTATCGGTGTCTCAATACCGCAACACTGCCACCATCGCCGGCGACGAGCAGGCGTGCGGCACCTGAAGCGCTCACATTAAACGGCTTCAGGCGTTCGGGCGACCTGCGCTGGCTGGCGCCGGCATCCCGTCAGCTGGCGTTGCCGCCGGTGCGCGACAGGCCGTCCTTGGCCGGCTGGTAGTTCGGGTCGAGGTGGATCGCTTCGCGGTAGGACTTGGCGGCCCTTGCCTTGTCGCCGCGCCGCTCGTAGATCAGCGCCTGGTTGGCCCAGGCCTCGGCATTCTTGCCGTCGAGCTTGATGGCCATGTTGAAATCGCTGAAGGCGTTGTCCTCGTCGCCCGTCGCCAGATAGGAGAGGCCGCGGCCGTTGTAGGGCTCGGCGGCGTCCGGCGCGAGCGAGATCGCGGTCGAGAAATCCTCGATGGCGAACTTATGCTGGCCCTGGCTCTGATAGATCAGGCCGCGGTTGTGGTAGGCGCGGGCGTCGGTGGTATCGAGCTGGATCGCCTTCTGGAAATCGTTGAAGGCATCCTGGGTGCGGCCCGCCTTGCGATAGAGATTGCCGCGGCCGATATAGGCGGCATCGTAATTGGCGTTGATCTGGATCGACTTGTTGTAGTCGGCGAGGGCTGCTTCCTGGTTGCCGAGGAAGCGCTGGATGAGCGCGCGGTTCGAATAGGCCTGGTAGAAGCTCGGGTTGAGCTGGATGGCGCTGTCGAAGTCCTTCAGCGCGGCCTGATACTGGCCGCCGCGGCCATAGGCCGAGCCGCGCACATTGTAGCCCTCGGGATCCTGCGGGTTGCGCTGGATCACCGCCGACAGCGAGGAGATGTTCTCGCTCGAGCCCTGCGCCTTGTCGATGTTGTTGAACTCACCCGTCGGGGTCGTCTGGCATGCTGCAAGGGCCAGGCCCGAAAGCAGGGCCGCCGTCAGGGCGAAGCCGCGAAAAGCGGTTCTGCGCTCCACGGAAATTGCGTTCATCTTTGTCCTCACTGCCGGGGCGCCGTCAGTCCGTTCCCTCTCCGAACCGGCTCGAATGCATAAACAAAAGGGTGGCGGCGATTCCGCATCGCGCCACCCTCGGTATCCTTCGAAAAGGACGAAAAATTGGCGTTATGAGCGCGGCGAGCGCGATGCGCCGGCAGCACCAGCCGGAGCCGGGCGCGGGGTCATCGGCAGCAGGCCTTCGCGCTGAGCGCGCTTGCGGGCCAGCTTGCGGGCGCGGCGCACGGCTTCCGCCTTCTCACGGGCGCGCTTCTCGGACGGCTTCTCGTAGTGACCGCGCATCTTCATTTCGCGGAAGATACCTTCGCGCTGCATTTTCTTCTTCAGCGCGCGAAGCGCCTGATCAACGTTGTTGTCGCGGACGAGTACCTGCACGTGCAATCCTGTCTTCGGGTTTGAAATCAACAGGCTAACGACCATAGCCGTTATGCCTCCGCGGCGGGTTGCACCGCGAATTGTGGCGGCTGATAGCAGAATCACGCCGTCCTGTCCACCGTTGATTGCAGGAAACCGCGATCGGAAGCCGGATCGCTGGGTCTCGCCTGCTCGGGCTTAAGCCGTCGCCAGATGCAGGCGGGCGAAATCCTCAAAGAATTCGCCATAGTCGCAGGTGATTTCCTCGCCGGCGGCGATATCACGGATGGCCGTGGCGCCGCCATACTGCGAAAAATCCGTGTTCGGCCGCTCGGAATGGTTCATGAAGCGGCCATTGTCGACCTCATAGACCATGAAACCGGGCTTGTCCGGGCTCGGATAGGCATAGCGGTCGAGCAGCTCGCGCAGATGGGGCGGCGCCGCCTCGTATTTCTCCGTCGGGATCAGCCGGTCGAAATCGGGGTCGAGCCGCCAGATCGAGGCGCCTTTCCTGATCGGCTCGGCGGCGAACACGCCGACGCCTTCGATGGCGCTCTGGGCGACATAGGTTCTGATCAGCAGCATGGTTCCGGTCCGATTTTCGACGGAAACGAAAATCGTCAAAACGGACCGGAATGCAAGACCGCGATCGCGAGATTCCAGCGGATGAGCATGCCTGCCGTCCGCATGGCGGATCACGTCCGGTTGATCGAGACGCCGCCATCGGCAAACAGCGCCGTGCCGGTGGTGAAGCTCGATGCGTCGGAGGCGAGAAAAAGCGCCGAGCGGGCGATCTCTTCGGGCTCGGCGACACGTTTCAACGCATGCAGGCTTTCCACGAAGGCCCGCGATTCCGGTGTCTTGAATGTCGCCGCCGGCGTGTCGGTGCCGCCCGGCAATAGTGCGTTGACGCGCAACCCCTGTGGTCCGTATTCGGCCGCCAGCACCTGCATCAGTCCGATCAGGCCGGCCTTGCTTGCCGCGTAGCTGGTCATGCCGGGCATGCCGACGGTGTGGCCGACAAAGGTGGAGGTGAAGATCAGTGAGCCGCCGCCGCGCTCGATCATCGCCGGCACCTGGTATTTCGCGCCGAGAAACGCGCTGGTCAGGTTGGTATCGAGCGTCTCGCGCCAGCCATCGAGCGACAGCTCGGAGATCGATCCCATCTGCCCGACAGCGCCGACATTGTTGAAGGCGATGTCCAGGCCACCGAACTTTTCGACCGCGAGATCGACGAGGGCCTTGGCATAGGCTTCGTCGCGGACGTCGCCGGCAAGCGCGACTGCGCTTCCGCCGGCCTCCTCGATCTCGTCGACCAAGAGGTCGAGCTCTGCCTTGCGCCGGGCTGCGATGACCAGACTGGCGCCCTCTGCGGCGAACAGCTTTGCCGTGGCGCGGCCGATGCCGGAACTGGCGCCGGTGACGATGGCGACCTTGTCTGTCAGTGCGAACATCTTCTGAGCATCCTTCTTTCGTGCCGGCCTTGCCAGCGATTGGACGCTTGGTCACAAATGGCGGCGGTCCGAGCCACCCGAAAGCTGCATTGGGGTTTGTGCCGCGTGGCTTGGTTGCTCGCCTGTGGATGCCACGGCGCAAAACGGCAAGCGCCGTCGCAAACAGCGCAAGGATGGCGGCGCAGTTTCGCTAGTGATACTCCTCGCGCGCCGAGGCTGGGATGCCCGGCCGCAAATCCGCGATTTTTGGCGCGAGGCTACAACGTGAAGAAATACTCGGTATTCGCCATTGCCCGAGAGGCGATGCGCGGCCACAAGGGCTGGGAAGAGCAGTGGACCTCGCCTGAGCCGAAGAAGGAATACGACGTCATCATCGTCGGCGCCGGCGGCCACGGCCTGGCCACCGCCTATTATCTGGCGACCGAGCACGGCATCACCAATGTCGCGGTGCTGGAAAAGGGCTGGCTCGGTGGCGGCAACACCGGCCGCAACACCACCATCATCCGCTCCAACTATCTCTATGACGAGAGCGCCGGCATCTACGACCATGCGCTGAAGCTGTGGGACGGGCTCAGCCAGGAGCTCAACTACAACGTCATGTATTCGGCGCGCGGCGTCATGATGCTCGCGCACAATGTTCACGACGTCCAGGTGTTCAAGCGCCACATCCACGCCAACCGGCTCAACGGCATCGACAATGAATGGCTGACGCCGGAACAGGCGAAGGAATTCTGTCCGCCGCTCAACATCGCCAGGGAGGCGCGCTATCCGGTGATGGGCGCGGCCTTGCAGCGGCGCGGCGGCACGGCGCGCCACGACGCGGTCGCCTGGGGCTATGCGCGCGGCGCCTCGGCGCGCGGCGTGCACATCATCCAGAATTGCGAGGTCACCGGCATCAAGCGCGCGGCCAACGGCGCGATCGCCGGCGTCGAGACGACGCGCGGCTTCATCGGCGCCAAAAAGGTCGGCGTGGTTGCAGCCGGTCATTCGTCGGTGATCATGGACATGGCCGGGGTGCGCATGCCGCTTGAAAGCTATCCGCTGCAGGCGCTGGTGTCGGAGCCGGTCAAGCCGGTTGTGCCCTGCGTGATCATGTCGAACACCGTGCACGCCTATATCTCGCAGTCCGACAAGGGCGAGCTGGTCATCGGCGCCGGCACCGACCAGTATATTTCCTATTCGCAGACCGGCGGCCTGCACATATTGCAGCACACGCTCGACGCCATCTGCGAGATGTTCCCGATCTTCACGCGCATGAAGATGCTGCGCTCCTGGGGCGGCATCGTCGACGTGACGCCCGACCGTTCGCCGATCCTGGCAAAGACGCCGGTCAAGGGCCTCTACGTCAATTGCGGCTGGGGCACGGGCGGTTTCAAGGCGACACCTGGCTCGGGCAATGTCTTCGCGCACACCATCGCCAGGGATGACCCGCACCCGATCAACGCGCCCTTCACGCTCGAGCGCTTCCGCACCGGACGTCTCATCGACGAGGCGGCGGCGGCGGCGGTGGCGCACTGATGATGGCCGAGATGGCTGTCGCCATGCCGCTGGTGCTTGCCGGCGAGCAGGGGCTTTTTCACATACCGTCGCCCCGCGAGGTGCGGCTCCAGGCGATCAGCCGGGCCGATCACGAGGCGGATTGGCCGTTCTCGGTCGATGACGGCATGCTCACCTGCGTCTGGAGCGGCGGCCGCAAGGTGGTGATGTTCTTCGAGAACCGGCCGAAGAGCCTGCCAGAGGGCGAGCCCTTTCATCCGCGCGGCGTCATCGTCACCACCGACCCGATGCAGCTGACGCTCGGCAACATGGCGAACCGCGCATTGTTCAAACCCTCGGCCAATGTCGAGGAACGCATGCGGCTCGTGACGCCCTTCGCGGCGCTCGGCCAGAGGCTTTGCGATCAACCGGCCGGCGCCCGTGTCGGCCATGGCGAATTGTAGGATCAACCAGATGCTTCTCATCCGCTGCCCCTATTGCGAGGAAGAGCGCCCGGAACTCGAGTTCCGCAATACCGGCGAGGCGCATATCGCGCGCTCGACCAACATCGCCGGCGAGAGCGACGACGATTTCGAGAAATTCTTCTTCATCCGCTCGAACCCGAAGGGCGTCATCTATGAGCGCTGGCGGCACATCCATGGTTGCGCGCGCTTTTTCAACGCCGTGCGCGACACCGTCACCGACAGGTTCGTCATGACCTACAAGGCCGGCGAGCCGAAGCCTGCGAAGCTGCCTGGAGCCTCGAAATGAACGCCGCCTTCCGCATTTCCGGCGCCGGGCGCCTCAGCCAGGCCAAGACCGCCTCGTTTAGCTTCGACGACAAGTCTTATGCCGGCATCGATGGCGACACGCTCGCCTCCGCGCTGCTCGCCAACGGGGTGCATCTGGTCGGCCGTTCCTTCAAATATCACCGGCCGCGCGGCTTCCTGTCGGCCGGTGCCGAAGAGCCCAACGCGCTGGTGCAGATCGTGCGCGACGACGCGCGCAAGACGCCGAATGTGCGGGCGACCGTGCAGGAGCTCTATGACGGGCTGACCGCCCATTCGCAGAACCGCTGGCCATCGCTTGCCTTCGACGTCGGCGCGGTCAACGACATCGCCTCGCCGCTATTTTCGGCCGGCTTCTACTACAAGACCTTCATGTGGCCGAAGTCGGCCTGGAAGAATCTCTACGAGCCGAAGATCCGCGCGGCGGCTGGCCTTGGCGTTTCGCCGGATCGGCCGGACCCCGACCACTATGCCGCGCGTTACGCGCATTGCGAGGTGCTGGTGCTGGGCGGCGGTGTCGCCGGCATTGCCTCAGCGCTTGCCGCCGCCGAAACCGGTGTCAGGGTGATCATCGCCGACGAGCAGGCGGAGTTCGGCGGCAGCCTGCGCTTCGAGAGCGGCGCCAGGATCGACGGCGAGAATGGCTTTGCCTGGGCGCAAGCCGCGGTCGCGAAGCTCAAGGCGATGGACAATGTCCGGGTGCTGCCGCGCACCACTGCTTTCGGGTACTACGCGCAGAACTTCGTCGGGCTGGTCGAGCGGGTCAGCGATCATCTCAGATCCCCTGGCCGCGAGCTGGCGCGCGAGCGCCTGTGGCAGGTCCGCGCCGGGCGCGTCGTGCTGGCGACCGGCGCCATCGAGCGCCACATGGTGTTCGCCAATAACGACCGGCCGGGCATCATGCTGGCGTCGGCTGCGCGCACCTATCTCAACCACTATGGCGTCGCGGTCGGCAGGAATGTCGGCGTCTATACGGCGAACGACTCGGCTTACGCGGCCGCGATCGACCTGAAGAAGGCGGGCGTCAATGTCGCGGCCATCGTCGACCTGCGCGACAACCCGTCGGGGCCGGTGATCGACGAGGCGAGAGCGCTCGGCATCGAGATCAATTTCGGCCGCGCGGTGGTTCGCGCCGGCGGCAAGCTGCGCGTCTCCTCGATGACCGTGCAGCCGAAGAATGGCGGCGGCGAGCGCACTATTCCCGTCGACGCCATCCTGATGTCGGCCGGCTGGACGCCGTCGGTGCATCTCTTCTCGCAGTCGCGCGGCAAGGTCGCCTTCAACGAGGAGACGCGGCGTTTCGTGCCGGGAACCTATGCGCAGGACTGCGTCTCGGTCGGCGCCTGCAACGGCACCGACGGGCTGGACGCGACGGTCGACGAGGCCTATGCGGCCGGCGCCAAGGCGGCGAAGGAGGCCGGCGGCAAGGATTCCAGCGTCAAGGCCGGCAAGGGCGCCAAGCCGAAGGTCGACGCCAGCGAGAGCTGGTCGCGCGGCATGCTGGGCGCCGCGCCCGGCGCCGGTCCGGACACGACGGTCAAGGCCTTCGTCGATTTCCAGAACGACGTCACCGCCAAGGACATCCGCCAGGCGGTGCATGAGGGCATGCACTCGATCGAGCACGTCAAGCGCTTCACCACCAACGGCATGGCGACCGACCAGGGCAAGACGTCGAACATGCACGGCCTGGCGATCGCGGCCGAGACGCTCGGCAAGCCGATCCCGCAGGTCGGCCTCACCACGTTCCGCGCGCCCTATACGCCGGTCACCTTCGGCTCGATCGTCGGGCACGCGCGCGGCGCCTTGTTCGATCCGACCCGGCGGACGTCCACCCATGGCTGGGCAGCCGCGAAGGGCGCCGTCTTCGAGGATGTCGGCCAGTGGAAGCGCGCCTGGTATTTCCCCAAAGCCGGCGAGGACATGCACGCCGCCGTCAACCGCGAATGCGTGACGGTGCGCAAGTCGGCCGGCCTGTTCGACGCTTCGACGCTCGGCAAGATCGAGGTGGTCGGGCCAGACGCGGCGAAGTTCATGGAGCTGCTCTACACCAACCCGTGGGAGAAGCTGGAGCCCGGCCGCTGCCGCTACGGCATCATGCTGCGCGAGGACGGCTTCATCTATGACGACGGCGTCGTCGGCCGGCTGGCGCCGGATCGCTTCCACGTGACGACGACCACCGGCGGCGCGCCGCGCGTCATGCACCATATGGAGGACTACCTCCAGACCGAATTCCCGCATCTCAACGTCTGGCTGACCTCGATCACCGAACAATGGGCGGTGATCGCGGTGCAGGGGCCGAGCGCGCGGAAAATTATCGAACCCTTGGTCGAAGGCATCGACATGTCGGACGAAGCGCTGCCGCATATGTCGGTGCGCGAGGGCAAGATCTGCGGCGTGCCGACCAGGCTCTTCCGCATGTCCTTCACCGGCGAGCGCGGCTTCGAAGTCAACGTGCCGGCCGACTACGGCGAGGCCGTCTGGGAGGCGCTGTGGGCCGAAGGCCAGAAGCATGGCGCGGCCGCCTACGGCACCGAAACGATGCACGTGCTGCGCGCCGAGAAGGGCTACATCATCGTCGGCCAGGACACCGACGGCACGGTGACGCCGAACGATGCCGGGCTCGACTGGGCGGTCGGCAAGAAGAAGACCGACTTCGTCGGCATCCGCGGCATGGCGCGTGCGGACCTCGTCGCCAAGGGCCGCAAGCAGCTCGTCGGCTTGAAGACGAAGGACCCGAAGGTGGTGCTGGAAGAGGGCGCGCAGATCGTCGAGGATCCGAAACAGGCGATCCCGATGAAGATGATCGGCCACGTCACCTCCAGCTACTGGTCGGAGAATTGCGGGCGCTCGATCGCGCTGGCGCTGGTCGCCGGCGGCCGCGACAAGATGGGCAAGACGCTCTACGTGCCGATGCCGAACGGCACGATCGAGGTGGAGGTCACCGGCATGGTGTTCGTCGACGAGAAGGGAGAACGCCTCAATGGCTAAGGCTGCCGCTACGACAAAAGCCGCCGAAACCTCGGCCGAGCGGCGTCCTGCGCTTGCCGGCCGCGCGCTGTCGGCGCCGGACGTCAAGGTCGAGATCCTGCCGCCGGCCGAACGCATCTCGTTGCGCGCCCCGGAGGCTTCGCTCGCCGCGCTCTCCAAGGCGCTCGGCGTGACGCTGCCGGCGAAGCCGAAAAGCTCGGCCGCGAAGGGCGGACGCACCGCCTTGTGGCTCGGACCGGACGAGTGGCTGGTCATCGACCAGGCCGGCAACGACCCGCTGGCCGATTGCGCGAAGGTCTCGGCGCTGCATTCGGCGGTCGGCATCTCGCATCGCAACGTCGCCATCTCGGTCACCGGGCCGGCGGCCGCCGTGACGGTCAATTCCGGCTGCCCGCAAGACCTGTCGCTCGAAGCATTCCCGGTCGGGGCGGCGTCGCGCACCATTCTCGGCAAGTCCGAGATCGTGCTGCTGCGCACCGCGGCGGATGCGTTCCGGGTGGAGTGCTGGCGTTCCTTCTCGGACTATGTCTTTACTTTGCTGTCGGAAGCGGCAGGCGACGCGGCGAACTGATTTTCCCGCCCGCAGTTAACCGGAGGCGGCGTCGCAGGAACCATCGCCGATCCATCGCCGTTGTTTGCGACTAGAACGGTTCACCGTTTCATGGAAACGCCAGACCGTTCTATCTCTTTGTTTTCACGCAATTCCGGACGAAAACCGTTTCACACTTTTCCCGGAATTGCTCTAGCGAGGGAGAAGCCGATGCTGTCCAAATCCGCGCCGAAGTCGCCCAAGAAGACCGCGGCCGTCCGTTCGCTGGAGCGGGAGCGGCATCACGACATCGAGGATGAGGAACTCGAGGAAGGCCTCGAGGACACATTCCCGGCCAGCGATCCGGTTTCGGTTACCAGCACTTCGATTACGGGCGCGCCTGCGAAGCCGGCCAAAGCCAAGACGGCGCCGCAAAAGAAAAAGCGCAAGAAATAGTACCGTTCGCCTCCGGCGTTCGGGAGCGCCGGTATAATCGAAAACGGGCGGCCAATGCCGCCCGTTTTCGTTTCCGTTTTTAGCGTCGCCTAGGCCAATTCCAGAAAAAGTGTGAGCGGTTTTCCGTCCGGAATTGCGTAAAAACAAGAAGATAGGGCGTTTCGCGGTTTCCGTGAAACGGTGAAACGCACTAGAGGCCGGGCACGAACCACGGGTTCACGTCCATGCCCAGCCGCGGGCCCTTGGTCGTCTGGGTCTTGACGGCGTCGGCCTTGTCGACCGAGCCCGTCGCGGTGCAGTCGAGTGTCACGTTGGTGTGCGTTTGGGCGCAGGCCGCAGGGATTTGCTTGGCCGGCTGGTTCGCGCCAGCGAAAGCGGCGCCCGAGAAAGCCAGCACGGCAGCGAGAGCGAGGATTGTCTTTTTCATCTTCCGTCTCCGGTCAATCTTTCCGTACATGTACGATACAGCGTACATATACGGTTAACGGAAGCTGAATTCAAGGGGCAATTTGTACGCGTACGACAAATTTTCTTGAACGTAGGAATTCACCGCCGCGGATCAAGCGATCGGATGGCAAAACGGTCAAAGATGGCCGATCAGCAGTTGACGGGCGTTTCGGTGAGCGGGGGTATGTCCTGTGCCGACAACGAGGCCAGCATGAAGTCGCACATCCGCTTCACATAGGCCTGGGGATCGCCGAACGGATAGAAGGGAAAGGTGATCAGCAGCGAGATCGTGCCGTGGCCGACGGTCCACAGCATGGTGGCGATGGCGCGCGGGTCGCCCTTGAGCTTGCCGGCGGCGACGCAGGCCTCGACCCTTGTGATCAGCACCTTCATCGCCGGGTTGCCCTCTTCCATGTCCTCGTAGCTGCGGCCTTCCGGCAGCTTGGTCTTCTCGGTCATGAAGACGGTACGGTACTCATTGGGATTGCCGAGCCCGAAGGCGGCGTATTCGGTCATCACCGCCCGCAGCGCCTCGATCGGGTCATCGGAGGAATGCTCCTCGATGCGACGGGCAAGCGTCTCGAAGGCGTCCTCGGCCAGCGCGAACAGGATGTCCTGCTTGTCGGCGAAATAGGAATAGACCGACATCGGCGCGTAGCCGACCCGCTTGGCCAGCTTGCGGATGGTGAGGCCCTCGTAGCCTTCTTCCTGGACGAGCTTGTGGGCCGCGTCGACCAGTTCGGAGCGAAGCTCGGCTTTCTGCTTCTCTCGGCGTTTCTGAACGCTCAGCGGCAATGTCCGCCTGCCTTTTTGATTGGTTGCCTGACGAAGTTATATACGCTGTACGGAAACGGACAAGGGAGCGGCCTGGTTCCCCAAGGTAGGCCCCAACGCTTTGTTCCGACGCAATTCCGGACCGCTTTTCCGAAATCAGATCGCGCCGATGCCGCCGTCAAGCGCCAGCGCGTGGCCGGTCATGAAGGAGTTGGCGGGGTCGGCGAGATAGAGGATGCCGGTCACGATCTCGTCCACTTCGCCGACGCGCTTCATCGGCACGCCGCGGGTGATATCGGCAAGCGCTTCCGCCTCCGGCGCGCCGGTGGAACGCACGAAGCCGTCGACCATCGCCGTCCTCGTGTGCGCCGGGCAGACCGCGTTAATGCGTATCCCCTTGCGGGCGTATTCGACCGCAGCCGACCGTGTCAGCCCCATCACGCCATGCTTGGCGGCGGCGTAGACCGACAGCTTCGGCGCGCCGGAGAGACCGGCGACCGAGGCGATGTTGATGATGGCGCCGCCCTTGCCGCTTTCCTTGAACTGGCGCTCCATCTGCGGGATCTGGTGCTTCATGGCGTAGAAGACGCCGAGCAGGTCGACCTCGAGCACCCGGCGCGCTTCCTGCGAGGTCACCTGCGGCAGGCGCACGAAAGCGTGCACGATGCCGGCATTGTTGGCGGCAATGTCCAGTCGGCCGAATTCCTGCACCGCCAGCTTCACCAGATCCTCGGATAGCTTCTCGTCGGCGATGTCGCCGGCAAGCAGCGCTGTCTTGGCGCCAAGCGTAGCCGCGAAATCGCCGAGCGCCGCTTCGTCGAGATCGGAAAGGACCAGCCGCGCGCCCTCGGCGGCGAAGGCTTTGGCCGCGGCGCTGCCGAGGCCGCCGGTCGCACCGGTAATCAGCACCGTCGCTCCATCGAAACGACCCATGGGCAGCCCTCCTTGCTCAACCCTTACTGTCGATCAGCTCCACCGCAAGCGCGGCGAGCAGCTTCACCGCCACGCCATAGGTCCTGGCCTTCTCCGGATTGGAGGCATTGCCGTCCAGCGCGCGGCGGTAGACGCCCTGGCAGATCGCCGCCAGCCGGAAGAAGGAGAAGGCAAGGAAGAAGGTCCAGTTGCCGATGCCGTCGATGCCGCGCCGGCGGCAGTAGGCGGCGACATAGGCGGCCTCGGAAGGTAGGCCGAGAATGGCGCGGTCGACGCCGCCAAGGCCGCGAAAGCCGGACGCGTTAGGCAGGCGCCACTGCATGCATTGATAGGCGAGGTCGGCGAAGGGATGGCCGAGCGTCGACAGCTCCCAGTCGAGCACGGCGATGACCTTCGGCTCGTCCTTGGCCAAGATCATGTTGTCCAGCCGGTAGTCGCCATGCACCAGCGAGACGCGGCCGTCATCGGCCGGCATGTGGGTCTCCAGCCAGGCGATCAGCCGGTCCATGTCGGCGATCTTTTCGGTCTCGGAAGCGCGATACTGGCTGGTCCAGCGGGCGAACTGGCGCTCGAAATAGCTGCCGGGCTTGCCGAAATCGCTTAGGCCCACGGCCTCGACATCGACGTCGTGCAGGGCGGCAAGCGTCGCATTCATGGCGTCGTAGATAGCGGCACGCTCATCATTGCCGGATGCGTCCGGCAATGAGGGATCCCAGAAGATGCGGCCGTCGAGGAACTCCATGACATAGAACATGCGGCCGATCGGGGAGCCCTCGCCGGACAGATGCAGCATGCGCGGCACCGGCACGGCGGTCGGGCCAAGCGCCTGCATGACCCGGAATTCACGGTCGACCTGGTGCGCCGATTTCAGCAGCTGCCCCGGCGGCTTGGCGCGCAGCACGTAGCGGCCGCTCGCGGCGGTGAGCAGATAGGTCGGGTTCGACTGTCCAAACTTGAACTTTTCGATCGCGGAAAGCCCGGCAAAGCCCGGGATATGCGCCTCGAGGTAGGGCGCAAGCGCTCCCTGGTTTAGCGCGTTGGCGTCGCCGCTCATGCGGTCTCAGGCTGACGCTCGATCAGCGTCAGCGTCAGCCAGCGCGCCGTCAGCGCCGGCTTCTTCGATCCCTCGATCTCGATGGTGACGTCATGCGCCGTCTGCACCCATCCGGACGGCCGCACCTTGACGTCGGCCAGCACGAAGTGGGTGCGGATGCGCGAACCGGTCTTGACCGGCGCCAGGAAGCGCAGCGTGTCGAAACCATGGTTGACGCCCATCTTGGTGTTTTCGATCGGCGGCATGGTCTCGAAGGTCATGGCCGACAGCAGCGACAGCGACAGGAAGCCATGCGCGATGGTGCCGCCGAACGGCGTCTCGCGCGCGGCGCGCTCCGGATCGCAATGGATGAACTGGTGGTCGTCGGTGGCGTCGGCGAACTGGTCGATCATGCGCTGGGTGACCGTGCGCCAGGGCGACACGCCGACTTCCTTGCCGACGCTGGCCAGAAGCGTATCGAGACTGATCGGTTCCACGCTGACGTCCTCCGCACCCCCGCCCGGATAGCGAGCGCTTCATTCCTTGAACAATGTCATCCCGTGCTGCACCGACTGGCCGCCGTCGATCGGCAGGATGGCGCCGGTGACATAGCTTCCGGCACGGCTGCACAAATAGAGCGTTGCGCCGGCAATGTCATCCGCCACGCCGATACGGCCGAGCGGAACATGGTTACCGACATGTTTCGCCTGCTCCTCCGTGGCGGTGGCAAAGGCCGTCATCCGGCTCTGGAAGGGGCCGGGGGCAAAGGCGTTGACGGTAATGCGGCGGGCGGCGAATTCGATTGCCAGCGTGCGTGTCAGGTGATGCACCGCGGCCTTGGAGGCGGTGTATGAATAGGCATCGTCGGCCAGCGGCTGGGTGCCCATCACCGAGCCAAGATTGATCACGCGGGCCGGGTCCTCGTCGCTTGCGGCGGCGTCGAGCAGCGGCAAAAGCTCGCGGGTCAGGTGGAAGACGGCGGTGACGTTGACGCCGAACACCTTGCCCCAGGCGTGATAGGGAAACTCCTCCAGCGGCGCGCCCCAGGAAATGCCGGCATTGTTGACCAGGATGTGCAGCCGGTCGGTGCGCACCTTGACCTCGGCGACCAAGGCGGTGATGCCCGCCTCGCTGGACACGTCGCCGGCAAACCCTTCGGCCCGCCCGGCGCCGCCCAGCGCGTTGAGCTCGCTGGCGACGCGCACGCAGTCTTCGCCCTTGCGCGAGGCGATCATCACGGTGGCGCCCGCCCGCACCAGTCCGGTCGCGACCATGCGGCCGATGCCGGTCGCGGCGCCGGTCACCAGCGCGGTCTTGCCGGCGACCGAGAACAGCCTGTCGAGATAGCTCATCCAAATTCCTCCACGTGGCGCGTCCCGGCCGAACCGAAGGACTCGCGTTGACAAGGCTAGCCGAAGTA is a window encoding:
- a CDS encoding phosphotransferase, translated to MSGDANALNQGALAPYLEAHIPGFAGLSAIEKFKFGQSNPTYLLTAASGRYVLRAKPPGQLLKSAHQVDREFRVMQALGPTAVPVPRMLHLSGEGSPIGRMFYVMEFLDGRIFWDPSLPDASGNDERAAIYDAMNATLAALHDVDVEAVGLSDFGKPGSYFERQFARWTSQYRASETEKIADMDRLIAWLETHMPADDGRVSLVHGDYRLDNMILAKDEPKVIAVLDWELSTLGHPFADLAYQCMQWRLPNASGFRGLGGVDRAILGLPSEAAYVAAYCRRRGIDGIGNWTFFLAFSFFRLAAICQGVYRRALDGNASNPEKARTYGVAVKLLAALAVELIDSKG
- a CDS encoding MaoC family dehydratase; the encoded protein is MEPISLDTLLASVGKEVGVSPWRTVTQRMIDQFADATDDHQFIHCDPERAARETPFGGTIAHGFLSLSLLSAMTFETMPPIENTKMGVNHGFDTLRFLAPVKTGSRIRTHFVLADVKVRPSGWVQTAHDVTIEIEGSKKPALTARWLTLTLIERQPETA
- a CDS encoding SDR family oxidoreductase, whose protein sequence is MSYLDRLFSVAGKTALVTGAATGIGRMVATGLVRAGATVMIASRKGEDCVRVASELNALGGAGRAEGFAGDVSSEAGITALVAEVKVRTDRLHILVNNAGISWGAPLEEFPYHAWGKVFGVNVTAVFHLTRELLPLLDAAASDEDPARVINLGSVMGTQPLADDAYSYTASKAAVHHLTRTLAIEFAARRITVNAFAPGPFQSRMTAFATATEEQAKHVGNHVPLGRIGVADDIAGATLYLCSRAGSYVTGAILPIDGGQSVQHGMTLFKE